From one bacterium Scap17 genomic stretch:
- the nagZ gene encoding beta-N-acetylhexosaminidase — protein MTQPLGSVMVDVAGLTLARDERELLARPAVGGVILFARNCASPEQVLELSREIRSVNPHLLIAIDQEGGRVQRLREGVTRLPSMRSLAQCCLGRDCDGCGEDAQAAGLGLARDAGWLLGMEMAAIGCDITFAPVLDIDVAGSTIIGDRSFGATPEDVIAVGGAFIDGLQEAGMSAVGKHYPGHGGISADTHLERVVDPRPFRELREHDLKPFAALAERLGGVMPAHVIYPDFDARPAGFSPSWLGLLREEFGFKGAIFSDDLGMAAAVAEGSPAERARLALDAGCDMALVCNDPAAAREVLDSLDDDEQRHRGKRQARLRYARARPTLDGLVGLARWRRTHARLESMAASQASQQVAMPSGTPGTAEASDASDARSASESGSA, from the coding sequence ATGACACAGCCACTGGGCTCCGTAATGGTCGATGTTGCGGGGCTGACTCTCGCCCGCGACGAACGTGAACTGCTGGCACGTCCTGCCGTCGGGGGCGTCATCCTGTTTGCGCGCAACTGTGCTTCTCCCGAGCAGGTGCTGGAGCTGAGCCGCGAGATTCGCAGCGTCAATCCCCACCTGCTGATCGCCATCGATCAGGAAGGCGGGCGCGTCCAGCGTCTGCGTGAGGGCGTGACACGCCTACCGTCGATGCGCAGCCTGGCACAGTGCTGTCTCGGGCGTGACTGTGATGGCTGCGGCGAAGACGCCCAGGCCGCAGGCCTGGGGCTGGCACGCGATGCCGGCTGGCTGCTGGGCATGGAAATGGCAGCCATCGGCTGTGATATCACCTTTGCGCCGGTACTGGATATCGATGTGGCGGGCTCGACCATCATTGGCGATCGCAGCTTCGGCGCCACGCCGGAAGACGTCATCGCGGTGGGCGGCGCCTTCATCGACGGGCTGCAGGAGGCGGGCATGTCCGCCGTCGGCAAGCACTACCCGGGGCATGGTGGCATCTCGGCCGATACCCATCTGGAGCGCGTGGTCGATCCGCGTCCGTTCCGCGAGCTGCGCGAGCATGATCTCAAGCCCTTCGCGGCCCTCGCCGAGCGCCTGGGCGGCGTGATGCCGGCGCATGTGATCTATCCGGATTTCGATGCACGTCCCGCGGGCTTTTCGCCCAGCTGGTTGGGCCTGCTGCGCGAAGAGTTCGGCTTCAAGGGCGCCATCTTCTCCGATGATCTCGGCATGGCGGCGGCCGTCGCGGAAGGCAGCCCGGCAGAGCGTGCGCGCCTGGCGCTGGACGCCGGCTGCGACATGGCGCTGGTCTGCAATGACCCTGCCGCCGCGCGCGAAGTGCTCGACAGCCTCGATGACGATGAGCAGCGCCACCGTGGCAAGCGCCAGGCGCGTCTGCGCTATGCGCGGGCTCGCCCGACGCTTGATGGTCTGGTGGGGTTGGCACGCTGGCGGCGCACTCACGCGAGGCTCGAATCGATGGCGGCCAGTCAGGCATCACAGCAGGTCGCCATGCCTTCGGGCACGCCTGGTACCGCCGAGGCGTCTGACGCGTCTGATGCACGGTCGGCCTCTGAGTCCGGTAGCGCGTAA
- a CDS encoding isochorismatase family protein, with product MRPAVVPVSLPTAGLIIVDEINGFCQVAGGALAPQAPNAQVSRMITLSDILARVFSERNRPLLAFIDSHAPGKPEPPYPAHCEQGSGEDELVAELAWLKEEPQATLVRKDCINGYVGAIDPHTQVNALQEWVSDEGLETLVVVGICTDICVMDLVLTLLSARNHDLLSEVRDIVVLEPGCATYDLPAEVVEQLGLPVTATHPQADSHHIGLYCMAARGAVIASQLELMS from the coding sequence ATGCGGCCGGCCGTGGTGCCGGTCTCGCTGCCGACGGCCGGGCTGATCATCGTCGATGAGATCAACGGCTTCTGTCAGGTCGCAGGCGGTGCGCTGGCGCCTCAGGCACCCAATGCCCAGGTCAGCAGGATGATCACTCTCAGCGATATACTGGCGCGAGTCTTCAGTGAGCGCAATCGCCCCTTGCTGGCCTTCATTGATTCCCATGCGCCGGGCAAGCCGGAGCCGCCTTATCCCGCCCATTGTGAGCAGGGCAGCGGCGAGGATGAGCTGGTGGCGGAACTTGCCTGGCTGAAAGAGGAGCCGCAGGCCACGCTGGTGCGCAAGGACTGCATCAATGGCTATGTCGGCGCGATTGATCCCCATACCCAAGTCAATGCGCTGCAGGAGTGGGTGAGCGACGAAGGGCTGGAAACCCTGGTCGTGGTAGGCATCTGTACCGATATCTGCGTGATGGACCTGGTATTGACGTTGCTGTCGGCGCGCAATCACGACCTGCTGAGCGAGGTGCGTGACATCGTGGTACTGGAGCCCGGCTGTGCCACCTACGACCTGCCGGCTGAAGTGGTTGAGCAGCTGGGGCTTCCCGTTACGGCGACGCATCCCCAGGCAGACAGTCATCACATCGGGCTTTACTGCATGGCGGCGCGCGGTGCGGTCATCGCCAGTCAGCTTGAGCTGATGTCCTGA
- a CDS encoding hypoxanthine-guanine phosphoribosyltransferase — translation MLTPTPETLTALHDEMREVMDNADCLIPQADLEVALDRMAVELTERLGDRMPIFYCVMNGGLITAGQLLTRLDFPLEVDYLHATRYRGAMRGGELFWRVNPELPMAGRDVVIVDDILDEGGTLAAILEYCREAGARSVSSCVLVDKKHDRKAYPGFKADFCGLDVEDRFLFGFGMDYKGYWRNAPGIFAPKGL, via the coding sequence ATGCTGACTCCGACGCCTGAGACTCTCACCGCCCTGCATGACGAAATGCGTGAGGTGATGGACAATGCCGATTGCCTGATCCCGCAAGCTGACCTTGAAGTGGCACTCGACCGCATGGCCGTTGAGCTGACGGAACGCCTCGGCGATCGCATGCCGATCTTCTATTGCGTGATGAACGGCGGCCTGATCACTGCCGGCCAGCTGTTGACCCGCCTCGACTTCCCGCTGGAAGTCGATTATCTGCACGCCACTCGCTACCGTGGCGCGATGCGCGGCGGCGAGCTGTTCTGGCGCGTCAATCCGGAGCTGCCGATGGCCGGTCGCGACGTGGTGATCGTCGATGACATTCTCGATGAGGGTGGCACCCTGGCCGCGATCCTCGAGTACTGTCGTGAAGCCGGTGCGCGCAGCGTGTCCAGCTGTGTGCTGGTCGACAAGAAGCACGATCGCAAGGCCTATCCGGGCTTCAAGGCCGATTTCTGTGGTCTCGACGTCGAAGACCGCTTCCTGTTCGGCTTCGGCATGGACTACAAGGGCTACTGGCGTAACGCGCCGGGCATCTTCGCGCCCAAGGGGCTGTAA
- a CDS encoding mechanosensitive ion channel family protein, whose amino-acid sequence MAVLLLHLIERVVLTRLATHAEKSRNLWDDALVHGLRHPVSFWLYSMGVLLALGIIAGQFSLGGAEKYLGTARQIVTLLALAWALIRMVKRFEALRTMPPPGTNVNAMDATTASAISKLLRAVVVVLVGLAILQNLGVSLSGVLAFGGVGGIAVGFAARDLLANFFGALMIHLDRPFKVGDWIRSPDREIEGTVEDIGWRLTRIRTFDMRPLYVPNAIFTSISVENPSRMYNRRIFETVGLRYEDAAQVGPIVAAVREMLEGHDEIDQTRTQIVNFTTYGEHSLNFFVYVFTRTTDWVKYHAIKQDVLLKVHDIIREHDAQVALPGQRLHFADVLSFEGHNHEHDAEAEHAAASSDTQTRGSRRRSDSTAAATSSSAPVRRGDEASDTQETPDADSDA is encoded by the coding sequence ATGGCGGTGCTGTTGCTGCATCTCATCGAGCGAGTGGTGCTCACCCGCCTGGCGACGCATGCCGAGAAGAGCCGCAACCTGTGGGATGACGCCCTGGTGCATGGTCTGCGTCATCCCGTGTCATTCTGGCTCTACAGCATGGGGGTGTTGCTGGCGCTCGGCATCATCGCCGGCCAGTTCAGCCTTGGCGGGGCCGAGAAATACCTCGGCACGGCGCGCCAGATCGTGACCCTGCTGGCGCTGGCCTGGGCGTTGATCCGCATGGTCAAGCGCTTCGAGGCGCTGCGCACCATGCCGCCGCCCGGCACCAACGTCAACGCGATGGATGCCACCACGGCCTCGGCGATCAGCAAGCTGCTGCGTGCGGTCGTGGTCGTGCTTGTGGGGCTGGCCATCCTGCAGAATCTCGGCGTCTCGCTGTCCGGGGTGCTGGCCTTCGGCGGTGTCGGCGGTATCGCGGTCGGCTTTGCGGCGCGGGACCTGCTGGCCAACTTCTTCGGCGCCCTGATGATCCATCTCGACCGGCCCTTCAAGGTCGGCGACTGGATCCGATCACCGGACCGCGAGATCGAGGGCACCGTCGAGGATATCGGTTGGCGACTGACGCGCATCCGCACCTTCGACATGCGGCCCCTCTACGTGCCGAACGCCATCTTCACCAGCATCTCGGTGGAGAATCCGTCACGCATGTACAATCGTCGCATCTTCGAGACCGTGGGGCTGCGCTATGAGGATGCCGCCCAGGTCGGCCCCATCGTTGCCGCGGTACGCGAGATGCTGGAAGGCCATGACGAGATCGACCAGACGCGCACCCAGATCGTGAACTTCACCACCTACGGTGAGCACTCGCTGAACTTCTTCGTCTATGTCTTCACGCGCACCACCGACTGGGTGAAGTACCACGCGATCAAGCAGGATGTCCTGCTCAAGGTGCACGACATCATTCGTGAGCATGATGCCCAGGTGGCACTGCCTGGTCAGCGTCTGCATTTTGCCGATGTGCTGTCCTTCGAAGGGCACAACCATGAACACGACGCCGAGGCAGAGCATGCCGCGGCGTCATCAGACACGCAGACGCGCGGGTCCCGCCGCCGTTCTGATTCAACCGCCGCTGCTACATCCTCCTCTGCGCCCGTCCGGCGTGGAGATGAGGCCAGTGACACCCAGGAAACTCCCGATGCTGACTCCGACGCCTGA
- the lexA gene encoding transcriptional repressor LexA, translating to MTQPLTPRQQDVFDFIIKTIKSSGYPPTRAEIAQALGFRSPNAAEEHLRALKRKGAIEMVPGTSRGIRVPSLADVDDSANDGLPVIGEVAAGSPILASEHIDRHCPLPSDYFSPAADYLLRVRGVSMKDVGILEGDLLAVHRTTSVRDGQIVVARLGDEVTVKRFRRDGHYVWLEAENEDFSPIKVDLRTDSLEIEGLGVGVIRDGGLH from the coding sequence ATGACCCAGCCGCTTACTCCGCGCCAGCAGGATGTCTTCGACTTCATCATCAAGACCATCAAGTCCTCTGGCTACCCGCCGACGCGGGCCGAAATCGCCCAGGCGCTGGGCTTTCGCTCGCCGAATGCCGCCGAGGAGCATCTGCGTGCCCTCAAGCGCAAGGGCGCCATCGAAATGGTGCCGGGCACCTCACGCGGCATTCGCGTGCCGTCGCTGGCTGACGTCGACGACAGCGCCAACGATGGCCTGCCGGTGATCGGGGAAGTGGCCGCCGGCAGCCCGATTCTTGCCAGCGAGCATATCGACCGTCACTGCCCGCTGCCGAGCGACTACTTCTCGCCGGCTGCCGACTACCTGCTGCGTGTGCGCGGCGTGTCGATGAAGGACGTGGGAATTCTGGAAGGCGACCTGCTGGCCGTGCACCGCACCACCAGCGTGCGTGACGGGCAGATCGTGGTGGCACGCCTGGGAGATGAAGTCACCGTCAAGCGCTTCCGTCGTGACGGGCACTACGTGTGGCTGGAAGCCGAAAACGAGGACTTCTCGCCGATCAAGGTCGACCTGCGCACGGACAGCCTGGAGATCGAGGGTCTCGGGGTAGGCGTCATCCGCGATGGTGGCCTGCACTGA
- the topA gene encoding type I DNA topoisomerase has protein sequence MGKSLVIVESPAKAKTINKYLGNDFVVKSSVGHIRDLPTSGSGKQATDPKERARQAAETRKMSPEAKAAHKAQKAKIQLIRRMGVDPENGWEAHYEILPGKEKVVSELTRLAEKADTIYLATDLDREGEAIAWHLRETIGGDDSRYKRVVFNEITKKAITAAFDEPGELKMDRVHAQQARRYLDRVVGFMVSPLLWAKVARGLSAGRVQSVAVRLIVEREREIRAFIPEEFWDVHAELAAASGEAIRFELARQDGKAFRPTSEKETMDRIAALRTARLAITNREDKPTRSKPNAPFITSTLQQAASGRLGFSVKKTMMMAQRLYEAGYITYMRTDSTNLSADAVATARDFISEEYGSNYLPEAANVYSSKEGAQEAHEAIRPSEVTRRATDLAGMERDAERLYELIWRQFVACQMLPAEYLSSTLTIEVDGYELRAKGRVLKFDGYTRVMKPMGKKEEDQSLPDLAIGETLDLVELQPLQHFTKPTARYTEASLVKELEKRGIGRPSTYAAIISTIQDRGYVALENRRFYAEKLGDIVTDRLSESFKDLMDFGFTARMEDYLDEVANGGRNWRELLDTFYAEFKAELDHAQSEEGMRPNQPVPTDIACPTCGREMQIRTASTGVFLGCSGYNLPPKERCKTTIDLLPGDEAVAADAGEDAETDALRAKRRCPICATAMDSYLIDEQRKLHVCGNSPDCVGHEVEEGQFRIKGYDGPVIECDKCGSDMQLKTGRFGKYFGCTNENCKNTRKLLKSGEVAPPKMDPIPMPELACVKVEDHYVLRDGASGLFLAASQFPKNRETRPPLVKELKAHADELPEKYHFILEAPDQDPDGRPAQIRFSRKVKAQYVMTDEEGKATGWKATYDNGRWVVEDKRKGAKS, from the coding sequence ATGGGCAAGTCACTGGTGATCGTCGAGTCGCCCGCCAAGGCCAAGACCATCAACAAGTATCTCGGCAACGATTTCGTGGTGAAGTCGAGTGTCGGGCACATCCGCGACCTTCCGACCAGCGGGAGCGGCAAGCAGGCCACCGACCCCAAGGAACGTGCCCGTCAGGCGGCGGAGACTCGCAAGATGTCGCCCGAGGCCAAGGCGGCTCACAAGGCACAGAAGGCCAAGATCCAGTTGATCCGCCGCATGGGGGTCGACCCGGAGAATGGCTGGGAGGCGCATTATGAGATCCTGCCCGGCAAGGAGAAGGTTGTCTCCGAACTGACGCGTCTGGCCGAGAAGGCCGACACCATCTATCTCGCGACGGATCTGGACCGCGAAGGTGAGGCGATTGCCTGGCACCTGCGCGAGACCATCGGTGGCGACGATTCGCGTTACAAGCGCGTGGTGTTCAACGAGATCACCAAGAAGGCGATCACGGCAGCCTTCGATGAGCCGGGTGAGCTGAAGATGGACCGCGTGCATGCCCAGCAGGCGCGCCGCTATCTGGATCGCGTCGTGGGTTTCATGGTCTCGCCGCTGCTGTGGGCCAAGGTCGCCCGTGGTCTGTCCGCCGGTCGTGTGCAGTCGGTCGCCGTGCGTCTGATCGTCGAGCGCGAGCGCGAGATCCGCGCCTTCATCCCCGAAGAGTTCTGGGATGTCCACGCCGAGCTGGCCGCCGCCAGTGGTGAGGCGATCCGTTTCGAGCTGGCACGTCAGGATGGCAAGGCCTTCCGTCCTACCAGCGAGAAGGAGACGATGGATCGTATCGCGGCGCTGCGCACGGCCAGACTCGCGATCACCAATCGTGAAGACAAGCCGACACGCTCCAAGCCGAATGCGCCGTTCATTACCTCGACCCTGCAGCAGGCGGCCAGTGGTCGTCTCGGCTTCTCGGTCAAGAAGACCATGATGATGGCCCAGCGTCTCTACGAAGCGGGTTACATCACCTACATGCGTACCGACTCGACCAACCTGTCGGCGGACGCGGTCGCCACGGCGCGTGACTTCATCAGCGAGGAATACGGCAGCAACTATCTGCCGGAAGCGGCCAACGTCTACTCCAGCAAGGAGGGCGCCCAGGAGGCGCACGAGGCGATTCGTCCTTCCGAGGTGACGCGTCGTGCCACCGACCTCGCCGGCATGGAGCGTGATGCCGAGCGTTTGTATGAGCTGATCTGGCGCCAATTCGTGGCCTGTCAGATGCTGCCGGCCGAATACCTGTCGTCCACGCTGACCATCGAAGTGGATGGCTATGAGCTGCGCGCCAAGGGCCGTGTGCTCAAGTTCGACGGCTACACGCGTGTCATGAAACCGATGGGCAAGAAGGAAGAGGACCAGTCGCTGCCGGATCTTGCCATCGGCGAGACGCTGGACCTGGTCGAGCTGCAGCCGCTGCAGCACTTCACCAAGCCCACGGCGCGTTACACCGAGGCCAGCCTGGTCAAGGAGCTGGAAAAGCGTGGTATCGGTCGTCCGTCCACCTATGCCGCCATCATCTCCACCATCCAGGACCGTGGCTACGTGGCGCTGGAAAACCGTCGCTTCTATGCCGAGAAATTGGGCGACATCGTCACCGATCGCCTCAGTGAGTCCTTCAAGGATTTGATGGACTTCGGCTTCACGGCGCGCATGGAAGACTACCTCGATGAGGTGGCCAACGGCGGGCGCAACTGGCGCGAGCTGCTGGACACCTTCTACGCCGAGTTCAAGGCCGAGCTGGACCACGCCCAGTCCGAAGAGGGCATGCGTCCGAACCAGCCGGTGCCGACGGACATCGCCTGCCCGACCTGCGGGCGTGAGATGCAGATTCGTACCGCCTCGACCGGGGTCTTCCTGGGCTGTTCCGGCTACAACCTTCCGCCCAAGGAGCGCTGCAAGACCACCATCGATCTGCTGCCGGGCGATGAAGCCGTGGCGGCCGATGCCGGTGAAGATGCCGAGACGGATGCGCTGCGCGCCAAGCGTCGCTGCCCGATCTGCGCCACCGCGATGGACAGCTACCTGATCGATGAGCAGCGCAAGCTGCACGTCTGCGGCAATAGCCCGGACTGTGTCGGTCACGAGGTCGAGGAAGGTCAGTTCCGCATCAAGGGCTACGATGGCCCGGTGATCGAGTGCGACAAGTGCGGCTCCGACATGCAGCTCAAGACCGGGCGTTTCGGCAAGTACTTCGGCTGCACCAACGAGAATTGCAAGAACACCCGCAAGCTGCTCAAGTCCGGTGAAGTGGCGCCGCCGAAGATGGACCCGATTCCGATGCCGGAACTTGCCTGCGTCAAGGTCGAGGACCACTACGTGCTGCGCGATGGCGCCAGTGGTCTGTTCCTGGCGGCCAGCCAGTTCCCCAAGAATCGCGAGACGCGTCCGCCGCTGGTCAAGGAGCTCAAGGCGCACGCCGACGAGTTGCCGGAGAAGTATCACTTCATTCTCGAGGCCCCGGATCAGGACCCGGATGGACGTCCGGCACAGATTCGCTTCTCACGCAAGGTCAAGGCTCAGTACGTCATGACCGATGAGGAAGGCAAGGCGACCGGCTGGAAGGCGACCTACGACAACGGCCGCTGGGTCGTCGAGGACAAGCGCAAGGGAGCCAAGAGCTGA
- the pyk gene encoding pyruvate kinase: MPHAFNGPIRRTKIVATLGPASDKPGVLDAMIRAGVDVVRLNFSHGSPEDHRMRAEAVRQAAAAQGRSVAVLGDLQGPKIRIARFKDTAVKLSEGQPFILDVGLGRDEGTAERVGCDYQELANDVAAGDVLLLDDGRVVLEVKELKGNEIHTTVKVGGKLSNNKGINKQGGGLSAEALTDKDKADLKTAIDIGVDYLAVSFPRSGADMQLARELLGEEGRDIGLIAKVERAEAVADDAVLDGIILASEGVMVARGDLGVEIGDAQLIGVQKRMIRRARSLNRVVITATQMMESMISAPLPTRAEVFDVANAVLDGTDAVMLSAETAAGDFPVETIETMDRVCLGAERERAAQESQHRIHEGFSKTDETIALSAMYAANHLTGVVAIVCMTESGYTPLIASRIRSGLPIVGLAQDQKTQRRMALYRGVVSLPFDSSELPAAEINRRAIAELEARGIATRGDLVILTRGDQMNAHGGTNTMKIVTVGSTID, encoded by the coding sequence ATGCCGCACGCGTTCAACGGCCCGATCCGCCGCACCAAGATTGTCGCCACTCTCGGCCCTGCCAGTGACAAGCCGGGTGTGCTCGACGCGATGATTCGTGCCGGAGTCGATGTGGTACGCCTCAACTTCTCCCACGGTAGCCCCGAAGATCACCGCATGCGCGCCGAGGCCGTACGCCAGGCCGCCGCCGCCCAGGGCCGCAGCGTCGCCGTGCTGGGCGACCTGCAGGGTCCGAAGATCCGCATCGCCCGCTTCAAGGATACCGCCGTCAAGCTGAGCGAAGGCCAGCCGTTCATCCTCGATGTCGGCCTGGGCCGCGATGAAGGTACCGCCGAGCGTGTCGGCTGTGACTACCAGGAACTGGCCAATGACGTGGCCGCGGGCGACGTGCTGCTGCTCGACGATGGCCGCGTGGTGCTCGAGGTCAAGGAGCTCAAGGGCAACGAGATCCACACCACCGTCAAGGTCGGCGGCAAGCTGTCCAACAACAAGGGCATCAACAAGCAAGGCGGCGGCCTGTCTGCCGAAGCCCTGACCGACAAGGACAAGGCTGACCTGAAGACCGCCATCGATATCGGCGTCGACTATCTGGCCGTGTCCTTCCCGCGCAGCGGCGCCGACATGCAGCTGGCCCGTGAGCTGCTGGGCGAGGAAGGTCGTGACATCGGTCTGATCGCCAAGGTCGAGCGCGCCGAAGCCGTCGCCGACGACGCCGTGCTGGATGGCATCATCCTCGCCAGTGAAGGCGTGATGGTGGCGCGTGGCGATCTGGGCGTCGAGATTGGCGATGCTCAGCTGATCGGTGTGCAGAAGCGCATGATTCGCCGCGCGCGCAGCCTCAACCGCGTGGTCATCACGGCCACCCAGATGATGGAATCCATGATCAGCGCGCCTCTGCCGACCCGCGCCGAAGTCTTCGACGTCGCCAATGCCGTGCTCGACGGCACCGACGCCGTGATGCTGTCGGCCGAGACCGCTGCCGGCGACTTCCCGGTCGAGACCATCGAGACCATGGACCGGGTCTGCCTGGGTGCCGAACGTGAGCGTGCCGCGCAGGAATCCCAGCACCGCATCCACGAAGGCTTCAGCAAGACCGACGAGACCATCGCGCTGTCCGCGATGTATGCCGCCAACCACCTGACCGGTGTCGTGGCCATCGTGTGCATGACGGAATCCGGCTATACCCCACTGATCGCCTCACGCATCCGCTCCGGCCTGCCCATCGTCGGCCTGGCACAGGACCAGAAGACCCAGCGTCGCATGGCGCTCTACCGTGGCGTGGTGTCACTGCCCTTCGATTCCAGCGAATTGCCGGCGGCGGAAATCAACCGCCGCGCCATCGCGGAGCTGGAAGCTCGCGGCATCGCGACTCGCGGTGACCTGGTGATCCTGACCCGTGGCGATCAGATGAACGCACATGGCGGCACCAACACCATGAAGATCGTCACTGTCGGCAGCACCATCGACTGA
- a CDS encoding methylglyoxal synthase, with the protein MSEQRPRRQARRTLPARKRIALVAHDGKKNEMLAWANRWRDELSRHQLLGTGTTARRISKELGLEVEGLLSGPLGGDQQIGTRIAEGNLDLLVFLWDPFAPMPHDPDVKALLRLAALWNVPVASNAASADFLFHSKLISEEVEVAVPDANDWVSTRA; encoded by the coding sequence ATGAGCGAACAACGACCCAGGCGCCAGGCACGGCGCACCCTGCCAGCACGCAAGCGCATTGCGCTGGTGGCGCACGATGGCAAGAAGAATGAAATGCTGGCGTGGGCCAATCGCTGGCGCGATGAACTATCCCGCCACCAGCTGCTGGGCACGGGCACGACTGCCCGCCGCATCAGCAAGGAACTGGGGCTCGAGGTCGAGGGCTTGCTGAGCGGCCCGCTGGGCGGTGATCAGCAGATCGGCACGCGCATCGCCGAAGGCAATCTGGACCTGCTGGTCTTCCTGTGGGACCCCTTCGCGCCGATGCCGCATGATCCTGACGTCAAGGCGTTGCTGCGCCTGGCGGCATTGTGGAACGTGCCGGTCGCCAGCAATGCGGCCAGCGCGGACTTCCTCTTCCACTCGAAGTTGATCTCCGAGGAAGTCGAAGTGGCCGTGCCGGATGCCAACGACTGGGTCAGCACCCGCGCCTGA
- a CDS encoding L,D-transpeptidase, with product MACWVAVDLARQSLEIRNDAPSGSRDAPPSVAAPDALVYACAISSGLNGIGELDGSGCTPSGWHVIRAAIGAGNPRGAVYRGRRFTGEVFTPELALEHPERDWILTRILWLSGREPGINRGRNARGERVDSLRRYIYFHGTPSTEPMGVAASHGCIRLRDDDLLRLFAEAMPGTPVLLHP from the coding sequence ATGGCCTGCTGGGTAGCGGTGGATCTCGCGCGCCAGAGCCTTGAGATACGCAATGACGCGCCGAGTGGCAGTCGTGATGCGCCGCCCTCCGTGGCTGCCCCTGACGCGCTGGTGTACGCCTGCGCGATCTCCAGCGGCCTCAACGGTATCGGCGAGCTCGATGGCAGCGGTTGCACGCCAAGCGGCTGGCATGTGATTCGTGCCGCCATCGGGGCAGGCAACCCGCGTGGCGCCGTCTATCGTGGACGGCGCTTCACGGGCGAGGTATTTACCCCCGAGCTTGCCTTGGAGCATCCAGAGCGTGACTGGATCCTGACGCGCATTCTATGGCTCAGTGGCCGCGAGCCGGGCATCAACCGCGGTCGCAATGCTCGCGGTGAGCGGGTCGATAGCCTGCGCCGTTATATCTATTTTCATGGCACGCCCAGCACGGAGCCCATGGGGGTAGCGGCGTCCCATGGCTGCATTCGCTTGCGCGATGATGACCTGCTGCGACTATTTGCCGAGGCTATGCCTGGCACTCCGGTGCTGCTGCATCCCTGA
- a CDS encoding TetR/AcrR family transcriptional regulator, whose product MAQTDTVTRILDTAEVLFAERGFAETSLRNITSKAKVNLAAVNYHFGSKKSLIQAVFARYLDPFSERFHAALDSVEKQYAGRQVPLEVLLEVMARTVLEVPAERNSLRTFMRLLGLAYTQGQGHMRRYIREHYGTVFSRFAELLKLATPDLPDNERFWRLHFMLGSVIFTFSGLDALRDIEEAEYGHHTTVRELIQHMRPVVVAAMAAPLPASLEDGEAATQAAS is encoded by the coding sequence ATGGCCCAGACCGATACCGTTACCCGCATCCTCGATACTGCCGAGGTGCTGTTCGCCGAGCGTGGTTTCGCCGAGACCTCACTGCGCAACATCACCAGCAAGGCCAAGGTCAATCTGGCGGCGGTGAACTACCACTTCGGCTCCAAGAAATCGCTGATCCAGGCGGTCTTCGCGCGCTATCTCGATCCGTTCAGTGAGCGTTTCCACGCGGCACTCGACAGTGTCGAGAAGCAATACGCCGGGCGTCAGGTGCCGCTGGAGGTCCTGCTGGAGGTGATGGCGCGTACCGTGCTGGAGGTGCCGGCCGAGCGCAACAGCCTGCGTACCTTCATGCGCCTGCTCGGGCTTGCCTACACCCAGGGTCAGGGCCACATGCGGCGCTATATTCGCGAGCACTACGGCACGGTCTTCAGTCGCTTCGCCGAGCTTTTGAAGCTGGCGACGCCTGATCTGCCGGACAACGAGCGCTTCTGGCGCCTGCACTTCATGCTCGGCAGCGTGATCTTCACCTTCTCGGGCCTGGATGCACTGCGGGATATCGAGGAGGCCGAGTACGGCCATCACACCACGGTGCGTGAGCTGATCCAGCACATGCGTCCGGTGGTGGTCGCGGCGATGGCAGCGCCGTTGCCGGCCTCGCTCGAGGATGGTGAGGCGGCCACCCAGGCGGCCAGCTGA